From one Tetragenococcus osmophilus genomic stretch:
- the dprA gene encoding DNA-processing protein DprA codes for MNYEELSTIEKTILKLTYCKGIDLIGKWKIVKFYEKFQAETFFADDVIQIAQIRQYKNLFRASFQAINDDWLQENLQNQQYVTWLSPDYPQELLELPYPPLVIFYAGNLSLLDYPRLAFVGTRQATQYSAQVIQKLLPTIVQRPFVIVSGLAKGVDRMSHEMTIRSGGLTIGVVGCGLDICYPREVLPLFGEMKKNHLVLSEYPQKTPIKKHHFPMRNRIIAGLSKATCVLEAKERSGSLITAQLALDYGKEVFAIPGEILTGQSDGCHRLIQDGAKCVISVQDILEELPNF; via the coding sequence TTGAACTACGAAGAATTATCAACAATTGAAAAAACGATACTGAAGTTGACTTATTGTAAGGGAATTGATTTGATTGGTAAATGGAAGATTGTAAAATTTTATGAGAAATTTCAAGCCGAAACTTTTTTTGCTGACGATGTGATTCAAATTGCACAAATTCGACAGTATAAAAACTTGTTTCGCGCTAGTTTTCAGGCGATTAATGACGATTGGTTGCAAGAAAATCTCCAAAACCAACAATATGTTACTTGGTTATCGCCAGATTATCCGCAAGAACTATTGGAACTGCCTTATCCACCTTTAGTGATTTTTTATGCTGGTAATCTTTCCTTATTAGATTACCCGCGCTTGGCATTTGTAGGCACGCGACAGGCTACGCAATATTCAGCGCAAGTGATCCAAAAATTACTTCCTACGATCGTGCAACGACCTTTTGTTATTGTCAGTGGTTTAGCCAAAGGTGTAGATCGTATGAGTCACGAGATGACGATCCGCTCAGGTGGTTTGACTATCGGCGTAGTAGGCTGTGGTTTGGATATTTGTTATCCTCGAGAAGTTTTGCCTTTATTTGGTGAAATGAAAAAGAACCATTTAGTTTTGAGTGAATATCCACAAAAAACACCGATCAAAAAACATCATTTTCCTATGCGTAATCGGATTATTGCCGGGCTAAGTAAGGCGACCTGTGTACTTGAGGCTAAAGAACGCAGCGGTTCTTTGATCACTGCTCAATTAGCGTTAGATTACGGGAAAGAGGTATTTGCTATCCCAGGAGAAATTTTGACAGGGCAATCAGATGGTTGTCATCGCCTTATTCAAGATGGGGCAAAATGTGTTATCTCGGTGCAAGATATTTTAGAAGAACTACCTAATTTTTAA
- the topA gene encoding type I DNA topoisomerase: MAYKYLVIVESPAKAKTIEKYLGRNYKVVASVGHIRDLPKSKMGIDVENNYEPYYITIRGKGDVIKDLKKHAKKAEKVYLASDPDREGEAIAWHLAYILGLDPHDKNRVVFNEITKDAVKEAFKEPRSINLDLVNAQQARRVLDRLVGYSISPILWRKVKKGLSAGRVQSVALKMIIDREKEIQNFTPEEYWSIDGNFKKGRKKFKANFWGVDGKKKKLPNEETVKEVTARLTKKDYDVTKVEQKERKRNPAAPFTTSSMQQEAARKLNFRTGKTMMVAQQLYEGISLGKGGTTGLITYMRTDSKRIADSAKQEVTDFIEETYGKNYAAHSNKKIKNAQSAQDAHEAIRPTSALRTPEAIEKYLDKDQLKLYRLIWSRFVASQMKPAILDTVKATLEQNGVIFVANGSKVKFKGFMEVYVEGRDDGKKDKENVLPELASGDVVQSEDITPNQHFTQPPARFNEATLIRTLEENGVGRPSTYAPTLQTIQKRYYVKLEQKRFEPTELGEIVNNLIEDFFPEIVDVSFTAGMEEDLDHIEEGKEEWVKLIDRFYLPFEKELETAEEKMEKIQIKDEPAGFDCDVCGHPMVIKLGRYGKFYACSNFPECRNTKPIVKEIGVTCPKCEKGQVIERKSKKNRIFYGCDRYPDCDFISNNKPIGRDCPKCDHYLVEKKKKGGKQVVCSNCDYQEDIQK; this comes from the coding sequence ATGGCTTATAAATATTTGGTGATTGTGGAATCACCAGCTAAAGCTAAGACGATCGAAAAATATCTCGGGCGCAACTACAAGGTTGTAGCCAGTGTTGGACACATCCGTGACCTACCAAAAAGTAAAATGGGTATCGATGTGGAAAATAATTACGAACCCTATTACATTACGATCCGTGGTAAAGGGGACGTTATTAAAGACTTAAAAAAACATGCAAAAAAAGCAGAAAAAGTTTACCTTGCTAGTGACCCGGATAGAGAAGGAGAAGCGATCGCTTGGCATCTAGCTTATATTTTAGGATTAGACCCACACGATAAAAATCGTGTTGTTTTTAATGAAATTACTAAAGATGCTGTTAAAGAAGCATTTAAAGAACCACGCTCAATTAACCTTGATTTAGTGAACGCACAACAAGCGCGGCGTGTATTGGATCGTTTAGTTGGTTATTCTATTAGCCCTATCCTTTGGCGCAAAGTAAAAAAAGGACTAAGTGCTGGCCGTGTGCAATCTGTTGCACTTAAGATGATCATAGATCGAGAAAAAGAAATTCAAAACTTTACTCCAGAAGAATATTGGAGTATTGATGGCAACTTTAAAAAAGGACGTAAGAAATTTAAAGCGAATTTCTGGGGCGTTGATGGGAAAAAGAAAAAGTTACCCAATGAAGAAACGGTCAAAGAAGTTACTGCCCGTCTGACAAAAAAAGACTATGATGTAACTAAAGTTGAGCAAAAAGAACGTAAAAGAAACCCAGCAGCACCGTTTACTACAAGTAGTATGCAACAAGAAGCAGCCCGCAAATTAAATTTTCGTACGGGAAAAACAATGATGGTTGCGCAACAACTATATGAAGGAATTTCTTTAGGAAAAGGTGGTACGACAGGGTTAATTACTTATATGCGTACAGATTCTAAACGTATCGCAGATAGTGCCAAACAAGAAGTTACTGATTTTATTGAAGAAACTTATGGGAAAAATTATGCTGCTCACAGCAATAAAAAAATAAAAAACGCGCAAAGCGCGCAAGATGCTCACGAAGCTATACGACCTACAAGTGCGTTGCGTACCCCAGAGGCTATTGAAAAATATCTAGATAAAGATCAATTGAAATTGTATCGTTTAATTTGGTCACGTTTTGTCGCTAGTCAAATGAAGCCGGCAATCCTAGATACAGTAAAAGCTACTTTGGAACAAAATGGTGTAATTTTCGTTGCTAATGGCTCTAAGGTTAAATTTAAAGGTTTTATGGAAGTGTATGTTGAAGGACGCGATGATGGGAAAAAAGATAAAGAAAATGTCTTACCAGAATTAGCTTCAGGTGATGTTGTACAATCAGAAGATATCACGCCTAACCAGCACTTTACACAACCTCCTGCTCGCTTTAATGAAGCTACTTTAATACGTACATTAGAAGAAAATGGCGTAGGACGGCCATCGACTTACGCGCCTACCTTGCAAACGATTCAGAAACGTTACTATGTTAAGCTGGAGCAAAAACGTTTTGAACCAACGGAACTAGGAGAAATCGTTAATAATCTTATCGAAGATTTCTTCCCAGAAATTGTAGATGTTTCTTTTACTGCTGGTATGGAAGAAGATTTGGACCATATTGAAGAAGGTAAAGAAGAGTGGGTAAAACTTATCGATCGTTTCTACCTACCTTTTGAAAAAGAGCTGGAAACAGCGGAAGAAAAAATGGAAAAAATCCAAATCAAAGACGAACCTGCTGGATTTGATTGTGACGTTTGTGGTCACCCTATGGTTATTAAATTAGGTAGATACGGAAAATTTTATGCTTGTAGTAATTTTCCTGAATGCCGCAATACTAAACCAATTGTTAAAGAGATTGGCGTAACTTGTCCTAAATGTGAAAAAGGGCAAGTCATTGAAAGAAAGTCAAAGAAAAACCGTATTTTTTATGGTTGCGACCGTTATCCAGATTGTGACTTTATCTCTAATAATAAACCCATCGGACGTGATTGTCCTAAATGTGATCACTATCTAGTAGAGAAGAAGAAAAAAGGTGGCAAACAAGTGGTTTGCTCAAATTGCGATTATCAAGAAGACATACAAAAATAA
- a CDS encoding ribonuclease HII, giving the protein MEREAISAIKNHLVEVSSLTDPYVQQLRFDERKGVQQLLKQLEKRLAKEQFLKEQFYNMQTFERSCYKNGYHYLAGIDEVGRGPLAGPVVAAAVILPEDNELLGLNDSKQLSGKKRLELAEKIQQQAVAIGIGEVSAETIDKVNIYQASKIAMKKAVENLFVTPDYLLIDAMSLETQLPQEKIIKGDARSISIAAASIIAKVYRDQLMTEYHKHYPYYAFDKNAGYGTKAHLTGLSEYGITSIHRKSYAPIKKYL; this is encoded by the coding sequence ATGGAAAGAGAAGCTATTTCTGCTATAAAAAATCATTTAGTTGAAGTAAGTTCACTTACGGATCCTTATGTTCAACAATTACGTTTTGATGAGCGCAAAGGCGTGCAACAACTTTTAAAACAGTTAGAAAAACGTTTAGCAAAAGAGCAGTTTTTAAAAGAACAGTTTTATAATATGCAAACCTTCGAACGTTCTTGCTATAAAAATGGTTACCATTACTTAGCAGGAATTGATGAAGTAGGTCGTGGACCGTTAGCCGGACCTGTGGTAGCAGCGGCAGTTATTTTACCAGAAGACAATGAACTTCTTGGCTTGAATGATTCTAAACAATTGAGTGGAAAAAAGCGTTTAGAATTAGCCGAAAAAATCCAGCAACAAGCCGTGGCGATAGGCATTGGGGAAGTGTCAGCAGAAACAATTGATAAAGTAAATATTTATCAAGCAAGTAAGATAGCTATGAAAAAAGCTGTTGAAAATTTATTTGTAACACCAGACTATCTATTGATTGATGCAATGTCTTTAGAAACTCAGCTCCCTCAAGAAAAAATCATAAAAGGAGATGCTAGAAGTATATCTATCGCTGCTGCTAGTATCATTGCTAAAGTTTATCGAGACCAATTGATGACTGAATATCATAAACACTATCCTTATTACGCTTTTGATAAAAATGCTGGTTATGGGACTAAAGCACATTTGACGGGATTGAGCGAATATGGTATCACTTCGATTCATCGAAAATCCTATGCTCCGATAAAAAAATACTTATAA
- the ylqF gene encoding ribosome biogenesis GTPase YlqF, whose product MTIQWFPGHMAKAKRQVAEKLQHVDIVLELVDGRLPISSRNPMLDQILQQKPRLVLINKADLADPAQTKKWENYFKQQGFGALAINSQDNKGGKSILPKAKEVLAEKLKKEQEKGLKPRAIRAMVIGIPNVGKSTLLNRLAGKKLAKTGNLPGVTKGQQWIRYKKDLELLDTPGILWPKFEDQETGKKLALTGAIKEQLLQQDDIAIYGLDFFMQFYPEQLATRYQLSQEDLQLSIPELLMLITQKQGFQEDYDKGSQRVIHDIREGKLGRFTLDRYEETSK is encoded by the coding sequence ATGACCATTCAATGGTTTCCTGGCCATATGGCAAAGGCCAAACGTCAAGTAGCAGAAAAATTGCAACATGTGGATATTGTTTTGGAATTAGTTGATGGAAGATTACCCATTTCTTCTAGAAATCCGATGTTAGATCAGATTTTACAGCAAAAACCACGATTAGTATTGATTAATAAAGCAGATCTAGCCGATCCAGCACAAACAAAAAAATGGGAAAACTATTTTAAACAGCAAGGTTTTGGTGCGTTAGCGATTAATTCTCAAGATAATAAAGGAGGAAAATCGATTCTGCCCAAGGCTAAAGAAGTCCTAGCTGAAAAATTAAAAAAAGAACAAGAAAAAGGATTGAAACCGCGTGCTATCCGCGCCATGGTCATTGGTATACCCAATGTGGGAAAATCGACTTTATTAAATCGGCTTGCTGGTAAAAAATTAGCTAAGACTGGAAATTTACCTGGTGTCACTAAAGGACAACAGTGGATTCGTTATAAAAAAGATTTAGAGTTATTAGATACACCTGGGATTTTATGGCCAAAATTTGAAGATCAAGAAACAGGAAAAAAGCTGGCTTTGACAGGAGCAATTAAAGAGCAGCTACTTCAACAAGATGATATAGCAATTTATGGCCTAGATTTTTTTATGCAATTTTATCCAGAACAACTTGCTACGCGCTATCAATTAAGCCAAGAAGACTTGCAGCTTTCTATACCTGAGCTGTTAATGTTAATCACGCAAAAACAAGGCTTTCAGGAAGATTATGATAAAGGAAGCCAGCGTGTTATTCATGATATAAGAGAAGGTAAGTTAGGTAGATTTACCTTAGATCGCTATGAGGAGACGAGTAAGTAG